One part of the Raphanus sativus cultivar WK10039 chromosome 7, ASM80110v3, whole genome shotgun sequence genome encodes these proteins:
- the LOC108814758 gene encoding 60S ribosomal protein L17-2 yields the protein MVKYSQEPDNQTKSCKARGSDLRVHFKNTRETAHAIRKLPLLKAKRYLEDVIAHKQAIPFTRFCRGVGRTAQAKNRHSNGQGRWPAKSAQFVLDLLKNAESNAEVKGLDVDALFISHIQVNQAAKQRRRTYRAHGRINPYMSNPCHIELILSEKEESVKKEPETQLAAKSKKSSA from the exons ATG GTGAAGTACTCACAAGAACCTGACAATCAGACCAAGT CTTGCAAGGCTAGAGGATCCGATCTTAGAGTTCACTTCAAG AACACTCGGGAAACAGCGCACGCCATCAGGAAGCTACCATTGCTCAAGGCCAAGAGGTACCTTGAGGATGTGATAGCTCACAAGCAGGCTATTCCTTTCACCCGTTTCTGCAGAGGTGTTGGAAGGACTGCTCAAGCTAAGAACAGGCACTCCAACGGTCAAGGACGTTGGCCTGCTAAATCTGCTCAGTTTGTTCTTGATTTGCTCAAGAACGCTGAGAGCAATGCTGAGGTGAAAGGTCTGGATGTTGATGCCCTATTCATTTCGCACATCCAAGTGAACCAGGCTGCGAAACAGAGGAGAAGGACTTACCGTGCTCATGGAAGAATCAAcc CTTACATGTCCAACCCATGCCACATTGAGTTGATTTTGTCTGAGAAGGAAGAGTCTGTCAAGAAAGAG cCGGAGACCCAGTTGGCAGCCAAGTCGAAGAAATCAAGTGCTTAa